In a single window of the BD1-7 clade bacterium genome:
- the proV gene encoding Glycine betaine/proline betaine transport system ATP-binding protein ProV — protein sequence MPDDPAVKIEVKNLYKIFGNKPRLALNMLDEGLLKNDIFDKTGMTVGVNDANLQIYAGEIFVVMGLSGSGKSTLVRLLNRLIEPTAGQVIIDGEDISGVDAKTLRDIRRKKISMVFQSFALMPHLTVADNVAFGLELDGKDKAERLAKAEAALAQVGLAAYGESYPDELSGGMQQRVGLARALANDPDILLMDEAFSALDPLIRTEMQDELVSLQSEHQRTIVFISHDLDEAMRIGDRIAIMQGGDVVQVGTPDEILHNPKNDYIRSFFHGVDVGNVFSAADIARKTQVTVITKSDSKTPRVACQLLEDHDREFGYVLNQAKQLQGVVSLDSLNHAIDNQRNLSSAYLDDMKTIPADTPIGDILALVASIPYPVPVVSDENKYLGAISRSTLLKTLHRETDNV from the coding sequence ATGCCTGACGACCCTGCTGTAAAAATAGAGGTAAAAAACCTCTATAAAATCTTCGGCAACAAACCCCGACTCGCTCTCAACATGCTTGATGAGGGCCTGTTGAAAAACGACATATTCGATAAAACCGGAATGACGGTTGGCGTCAACGACGCAAATCTTCAAATCTATGCCGGTGAGATATTCGTCGTAATGGGCCTGTCCGGCTCAGGCAAATCAACCTTGGTCCGTTTACTCAACCGTTTAATCGAGCCAACCGCGGGCCAAGTCATCATTGATGGTGAGGATATCAGCGGTGTTGATGCCAAAACCCTGCGCGACATACGTCGTAAAAAAATCAGCATGGTGTTCCAGTCATTTGCCTTGATGCCCCACCTTACCGTTGCCGACAACGTCGCTTTCGGATTGGAGCTAGATGGCAAAGACAAAGCTGAGCGCCTCGCCAAAGCCGAAGCAGCTCTCGCTCAGGTAGGCTTGGCGGCCTACGGAGAATCCTACCCTGATGAATTGTCGGGCGGCATGCAACAACGGGTTGGTCTCGCTAGAGCACTCGCAAATGATCCAGACATTCTGTTAATGGATGAAGCCTTCTCAGCACTAGACCCATTGATTCGAACCGAGATGCAAGATGAGTTGGTAAGCCTGCAATCTGAGCATCAGCGTACCATTGTATTTATATCTCACGATCTTGATGAAGCCATGCGCATTGGCGACCGTATTGCCATTATGCAAGGCGGTGATGTTGTACAGGTGGGCACACCGGATGAAATCCTCCATAACCCAAAAAACGATTACATTCGCTCGTTCTTTCACGGTGTTGATGTGGGTAACGTGTTTAGTGCCGCTGATATCGCCCGAAAAACCCAAGTAACCGTGATTACCAAATCAGACAGTAAAACACCTCGGGTCGCTTGCCAGTTACTCGAAGATCACGACAGAGAATTTGGCTACGTACTCAACCAGGCGAAACAACTACAAGGCGTTGTTTCATTAGATAGCCTGAACCATGCAATCGATAACCAACGCAATTTATCATCCGCCTATTTGGATGACATGAAGACGATTCCGGCAGATACCCCCATTGGCGATATTCTCGCCTTAGTCGCATCGATCCCGTACCCGGTGCCGGTTGTCTCTGATGAAAACAAATACCTCGGTGCTATCAGCCGTTCTACTTTGCTAAAAACCCTCCACCGGGAGACCGACAATGTCTGA
- the ousW gene encoding Glycine betaine/choline transport system permease protein OusW, translating into MSDSQNPWATDNTSNDTDSAASDPWGSTESNTDSTASDASASNPWGAEPDNQSTANMLSANTHDTEASFSLMDPFQEAWIPLESWVETFVTWLVANFRPMFSAIKAPIDLTLGSIESVLQGIPALAIITIFGLLGWQLANKRLGGAIIASLFVIGGIGAWSQAMTTLSLVITSVLYCLIIGIPTGIWMGRNDTANKVIRPILDAMQTTPAFVYLVPIVMLLGIGNVPGVVVTIIFSVPPVIRLTNLGIRQVPEDLIEAAHAFGASPTQMLFKVQLPLAMRTIMAGVNQTLMLCLSMVVIASMISVGGLGLMVLRGIGRLDIGLATVGGVAIVILAIMLDRLTQALGEDRRARGVRHWYQQGPIGLLLKFKRK; encoded by the coding sequence ATGTCTGATAGTCAGAACCCATGGGCCACGGATAACACCAGCAACGATACAGACTCTGCTGCTTCCGATCCTTGGGGTAGCACCGAAAGCAACACTGATAGCACCGCTAGTGATGCCTCTGCCAGCAATCCTTGGGGCGCCGAGCCCGACAATCAAAGCACAGCGAATATGTTGTCGGCAAACACCCACGATACGGAAGCCTCCTTCTCGCTGATGGATCCATTCCAAGAAGCATGGATTCCACTGGAAAGCTGGGTTGAGACTTTTGTTACTTGGTTAGTCGCTAACTTCAGACCGATGTTCTCTGCGATTAAAGCGCCTATCGACCTTACCTTGGGCAGCATTGAAAGTGTGCTTCAAGGAATTCCGGCACTGGCAATCATCACTATTTTTGGTTTGTTAGGCTGGCAGCTGGCCAACAAACGCCTTGGCGGGGCCATCATTGCGTCTCTCTTTGTGATTGGGGGCATTGGTGCATGGTCACAAGCCATGACAACGCTATCGCTTGTGATTACATCGGTGCTCTATTGTTTGATTATTGGCATCCCAACCGGCATCTGGATGGGCCGAAATGATACCGCCAACAAAGTGATTCGACCGATACTCGATGCCATGCAAACCACGCCGGCTTTTGTCTATCTGGTGCCCATCGTTATGCTACTGGGCATCGGTAACGTGCCGGGTGTGGTTGTTACCATTATCTTTTCTGTTCCGCCGGTGATACGCCTGACAAACCTCGGCATCCGCCAAGTACCCGAAGACCTCATCGAAGCAGCCCACGCATTTGGTGCTAGCCCGACTCAAATGCTGTTTAAAGTACAACTGCCACTGGCAATGCGCACCATCATGGCGGGTGTAAACCAAACACTGATGCTGTGTCTATCGATGGTAGTGATTGCCTCGATGATATCAGTCGGCGGTCTCGGCTTGATGGTATTGCGCGGTATTGGTCGTTTGGATATCGGCCTAGCAACAGTCGGCGGTGTTGCGATTGTTATTCTGGCTATCATGCTCGATCGCCTAACGCAGGCACTGGGCGAAGACCGACGAGCGCGCGGCGTTCGCCACTGGTACCAGCAAGGCCCCATCGGCCTGCTTCTCAAATTCAAACGAAAATAA
- the proX gene encoding Glycine betaine/proline betaine-binding periplasmic protein — protein sequence MRSLFKTLVLAAIVSTAQADNALPGKGVTVQPLQSPIAEETFQTVIINKALEALGYKVTPIKEVDYSAAYTSIANGDATYMAVSWFPIHNAMYKNAGGDKVFYREGIYINGAAQGYLIDKKTADKYNISNIADFQNPKIAKLFDSNGDGKADLTGCQAGWGCEAMIEYQLDAYKLRKTVEHNQGQYSAIIADTITRYKAGEPIFYYTWTPYWVSGLLVPGKDVIWLQVPFSATPRHEDTTLPNGKNYGFPISSERIVANRKWAEANPAAAKLFAVARLPINDVSIENRLVADGQNSQKDIEIHAKNWIRAHQKQFDSWLTQARAAAK from the coding sequence ATGCGATCACTGTTTAAGACGCTGGTTCTTGCAGCCATAGTGAGCACCGCACAAGCGGATAATGCACTGCCCGGCAAAGGTGTTACCGTGCAGCCATTGCAAAGCCCGATCGCTGAAGAAACCTTTCAGACGGTAATTATCAACAAAGCGCTAGAAGCATTGGGCTATAAGGTTACCCCGATCAAAGAAGTTGATTACTCTGCTGCTTACACCTCCATCGCCAATGGTGATGCAACGTACATGGCAGTTAGCTGGTTTCCGATTCACAATGCCATGTACAAAAATGCCGGCGGCGATAAGGTATTTTACCGTGAAGGGATTTACATCAATGGTGCCGCTCAGGGGTACTTGATCGACAAAAAAACCGCCGACAAATACAACATTAGCAATATTGCTGATTTTCAAAACCCGAAAATCGCCAAGCTATTTGATAGCAACGGTGACGGCAAAGCCGACTTAACCGGTTGTCAGGCGGGCTGGGGCTGCGAAGCCATGATCGAATACCAACTCGATGCCTACAAACTGCGTAAAACCGTTGAGCACAATCAAGGCCAGTACTCAGCCATCATTGCCGACACCATCACACGTTACAAAGCCGGCGAGCCAATTTTTTACTACACATGGACACCTTACTGGGTCTCAGGCCTGCTGGTTCCAGGCAAAGATGTAATCTGGCTGCAAGTGCCATTTTCTGCGACGCCACGTCATGAAGATACCACCTTGCCTAACGGTAAAAACTACGGATTCCCAATCAGTTCAGAACGCATCGTCGCTAACCGAAAGTGGGCTGAAGCCAACCCCGCTGCTGCAAAGCTTTTTGCTGTGGCTCGACTCCCGATTAACGATGTGAGTATCGAAAACCGTCTGGTTGCCGATGGCCAAAATTCACAAAAAGATATCGAAATCCATGCCAAAAATTGGATTCGTGCTCATCAGAAGCAATTCGACAGCTGGCTGACACAGGCCCGCGCTGCGGCGAAGTAA